Sequence from the Macaca fascicularis isolate 582-1 chromosome 16, T2T-MFA8v1.1 genome:
TCCCTCTAACAGTGAGTAGAAAAGCTAAGAAGAGTGGGCCCCGCTCTGCGAGGAGGAAGGGTCCCCCACCCTGCCCGCCGCGCTGGGGTCAGCATCCAGGCAGCCAGCGCCGCCTCCCGGCAGCTCCAGGCAGGGGACCGTGGCCACCACAGAGGCCTCCTTCGGGGAAGTTGAGTCAGGGATTCCTCCAGCTTCCTTGGCACCCAGAAATGGAGCATCAAGGGGGGTCTTCAGAACTCGGCCTTCTGCTCAAGGTGCTGCCAGGgaggggggtggagggaggggtcCTACGGCCCCGAAGAGGGCAGTGTGGCCGGTGGGCTGTGGACGAGATAGGAAGGGAAGGACATACGTTACTAGAGGCAGGGAAGGACCTTCGGGGGAAAGGGGGAGGACCTGGGGCTGGCGAGGCTCACTTCCTGCCAAGAGAGCCGGCACAGTGCAGTTGAAAGCAACCGTGAGACCCAAGTTCTAGTCTCCGTCCTGCTACGAACctgctgtgtgatctcaggcaagtcTACTGGCCCATGGGAGCTCCGGATCTTTATCTCTAAAATGTGAATAATGTCTGTCTTGTGACAAACTGGGTAAAAAAGTGTTTCACAAACTGCATAGCACCATACCAATGTGAGCTTTTTCCATTAATTCTGAAATGTGGTGCATTCTGTTGGGCCTGTCTCGTCCCTCCTCGGGCCACCCATGTGTATTCTCATATTCTCGGTACACACAGCCCCCACTGCAATCATCgtgcccccccgcccccacccacgCAAAGGCGCACACCCTGGAGCAGAGACGGCTCAATAAACGGTGACGCCTGGCCCACCCCTGCTTCCCTGATAAGAGAAGTTGGGCGAGGGCCTTCTAGGACTCTGCTCTGTAACTCTGTCCTACCCTCGAGCCCATGGGGACCCTGGCAGCCAGAGGCTCTGCAGGCTCAGGCCAGGGACACTAGGGGTGGGCTAGAGGATGTAAAGGGATGTGGGGCAACCCCACCACTTGACGGCTGGGAGCTAACCCCCATGGAGTGTCAGTTTCCACGGTAGCCCATCTCCATTCAGTCCACAAGGAGCAGAAGTGGGCGGAGGAGGAGACTTCGGCAGTTTCAAAATGTTTGGGGTTTGGAGAGATCTTAGTCCctagggcagggtggggagggcaggatgGGCAGCGTGCTGGGGAACTTGGGCCATGTGTTTCTGATTCACTGGGGCTCGCGCCCAGCCAGCTCTTTCCAGTCCCTCTTGGCCCTTGTAAAAAAGCCCTTTTCTCTGGAAGCAGGAAGTCTTGTGTCCTGGCTGTAAACAAACTCATCTTTGGCAGCAGAGCCTGCCTGGGGAAAGGGGTGGGAGGGCAAGCaagccccttcccctcctcttcccctgtCTTTTCCCTGGACCCTCTGGGTGACAGCTGGTGGGGGGTGAGGAGGCAACCACAGCTCTCCACGCTCTGCCAGTGCCCTCCTCTGGTGGGCCAGCATCTGCTTGTTTCCCATTGACTCCCAGGTCTCAGGCAGGCCAGGGCCCAGCTGTGCACATCTGGAGTTGGCTTGGCTCCAGCCAGCAGTTCCCGAGGACTCCACTCTCTTGGGGTGGTGCTGacgggagaagggggaggggagcaggagccAGCCCGGGGCCAGTGTGGTCAGcagcaggaagggcaggaggcCTGGCGTCCCCAGCTGCCCTCAGGGGACCTCCTCCAGGAGCTGTGCCTGTGAACAGGAGGGCCGGCAGTCTTGGGGGCCCGTGCGGAGCCCGGCGGGAGACGCCGCCTTTTCCATGGGAAACTGCTGGGAATGTTTCTCTACCACGCGTGTCCCGGGCTGCTGGCTGACCCCTGCTTCCCATTCCCGCCTCCGCTCCTCTCGCTCCTTCCTACTCCAGCCTTGCCTCCGCCTCTCCATTCAGCTCCCAGAGTCAGCCTCCCCTTGGGGGCCCAGGGAGGCTGAGTGTTCCCAACCGCCACGTCTGGGGGCTAGCCCTCCCCTCACGCTCCGAGTCAGCAGGAGTCACAGAGGGCGGCCACCCTCCTTGAGCCACCTCCTGGGCCCAGAACTGgaagcccagcctccaggtcagCCTGGAAGTAAACATCCCCTTACTTGTGTGCGTGTGAGTGACACCCATGTAGCTCCCTGGTGGGctggggcatgtgtgtgtgtatgtgtcctcgtgatcctcctggctcTAGCCCTGTTGAGGCAGAGGGCATTTAGCAGCACTGGTCGGCATGAGATGAGAAAACAGCCCCTTGTGATTGGCACCCAGGGAGGATTGGCACCCAGGGAGGAAGTGgctgggctggcctgggctgCCTCTGAGCCTGACGATTGGACCTTCCCGCTGGGAGCCTCTGGCGCCTCTCTGCCTGGGCAGCTGTGGCTTTGGGTGCTCTGAGCACTCCCTAGCTCTAGGGAAGGGGAAGGCTCTTTGGGAGGATTTTTGCTCAGGGCCCATGGCTCTGCGCAGCCTGAAGTCACAGCGGAGCCATCTTGAAGGCCTTTTCCTGTTATGCCTGTTCTTACATGTCAGACCCCAGAGTTGGCCTGCCTCAAGTGTGCCTGCCCAGGTGGTCAGCCCCAGGGCCCCAGGAGAGATGGGACAGGATAGGACATGGCGGGGAGGCTGCCCAGCCCACCCTCACCCGCCTCCTCACGTGGTGGCGTTGGGGACctgctgcacccagcccactTCCTTGTAGGCAGCGGTCACGTGGCTGTAGATGAGGCCACGCAGCTTGGCCCAGGCTCTCTGCGTCTCAGGTGGGAAGTCATTGGCAAATTCCTCGGCGACCACCTCCAGAATGACCCCAGAGAGGATCTGGGGgcaaagggaggaagggggagtgAACGCCTGGGCACCCTGCGTCCCGCAACCCCCGGGCCCCTCTGCCCCATGTATGGCCAAGAGgatcattctacttttttttttttttttttttttgagacggagtcttctcgctctgtcgcccaggctggagtgcagtggcgccatctcggctcactacaagctccgcctcccgggtttacgccattctcctgcctcagcctcccgagtagctgggactacaggcgcccaccacctcgcccggctaggtttttttttttgtattttttagtagagacggggtttcaccatgttagccaggatggtctcgatctcctgacctcgtgatccgcccgtctcggcctcccaaagtgctgggattacaggcttgagccactgcgcccggccaagaggaTCATTCTTAACACAACAGTCTGCCAGCTTTGGGAACCCAGTGCTCTCAGGACAAGGGTTGCCCTGGACTGAGCCCCTCCATCCTGCTGCCGGGCACTGCCCCTCCCTCTCGCAGCCACTCGTGGGATCACCTCTGCTGCCCCAGGGAGCCCTCCCAGAGCCTTCGAGCTGCAGATGGCCATGAGGTGTGGGCGGTGGTGGCTCTGCAGCAGATCGGGGCGCATACCTTGAAGTACACTGGCTCCACCTTGTGCTTGAGGGCATGGGCTTTCCCCACAAGGGCCAGCACAGAGGACACCTTGTCGGGGTCGTGCAGGTTCTCCACGACAGTGTTGAGGGCCCCCATGACTCGGCAGGCGTGCTTCCGCAGCTGGGGGCTCCGCTCCATCTCCAGGGGTTCCTCCATGTGCTTGAACTGGCTGAAGTACTGCTTGGCCGAGGGGAAGTTCACAAAGAACCTGGCAAGAGGAACAGGGGTGGTCGCTGAAGCTGGAGGCTGCCTCGGGCCCACCCTGAAGCTGCCAGGACAGTGGGGGCTGAAAAAGTGGACCCCAGTCTCCCCCACCCCTGCACCATCACTGTTTTCACTACCATCCGTAGACCTCAGCATAGACCCTCCTCGCTCTGGCCAAGCTGGCTCACCCCTACCAAGTCTGGCCGTGTCTATCTGCCAGGCTTGCTCAGGCTGGTGGCTTCCTCTCCCAGGCCCCTGTCTTCCTCGCTTCTTGCTTCCTTCCCAAACTCTACACCCTCTTCAGGGCCTGCTCTAGTCATAGCTGAGAGGGTAAGAGCTCAGGTTCTGGAACCATGAGTTGATCTGAAATTAAATCCTCTCCAGTTGGTCTGAAACTGTTCTGATTCTCCCAAGATACTGCTTTCATGAAGTCATGCTCATGCTCGAAAACATTCAATGGCTCCCTATTGTCTGCCAAAGCGAAACTCCTTAACCGGGCATTCCAGACTTCTGAACTGTCCCCCACCCACTTCTTCAAACTCATGTCCACATTCCCCACTATACTCACATCATCCCTGTCCTGGCTCAGTGGCTTTACTTACCGTTGGGAAAATGTTCCTCAGGTGAGCCACATTCCTTTCTACTACCCTTTTCCTGTGTCAGACATGCCTTACCTGGAGCAGACTGGCCCAGGCGAAATGCTTTGCCCCCGAGGCCATTGGCACCACTCAGGTGACCTTCCCTACCCTCCTTCCAGCCTGTCAGACGGGATCCCAAGGCTCTCATGCACCCTCTGACCCCCTGCCCTAGCTGGGGCACTGCAGTGTGGAAAAtgacggcttttttttttttttttttttgagatggagtctcactctgttgtccaggctggagtgcagtggtgcaatcttggctcactgcaacctctgcctcctgggttcaagtgattctcttgcctcagcttcctgagtagatgggactacaggcatctgtcaccactcctggctaattttttgtatttttagtagagaccaggctggagtgcagtggtgcaatcttggctcactgcaacctctgcctcctgggttcaagtgattctcttgcctcagcttcctgagtagttggaactagaGGCatccatcaccacgcccggctagctaattttttgtatttttagtagagatggggtttcaccatgttggaggctggtctcaaattcctgacctcaggtgatccgcctgcctcagcctcccagagtgctgggattacaggtgtgagccaccacgcccggccgacaaTGACTTTTGTACCTCCTCTCCCTGTCGAGGTTGGACATCATGTGAGACATGGGCATGGACTCAATCAGAACTTACATAACTTAAGTGAATCCCCAGAAAATGTATGGAGTGTCCTGGACCTGTTCTTCCAGGTTGTTCTGCCCCTTCATGTGTCCCCTTTGTGATCAGAGAGAGCTGATAATTTGCGGAAGCAGCCCTTTGGCCAGGAGTCGAGTCTCAGATGTGAGGGCTAGAACAGATGTGGAGAGGGCATCTGGCCGGGTCGTCCCTGCTGGTGGTGGAGCTGCTATTGGCGGGGGAAGTTTGCACAGTGACCAGGGCACAGTCTGCGTGGAGACTCAGGAGGGCCCCTCCCAGAGGCCaactgtgatcttgggcaaactGCTTCACAAGCTCCCTGTCTGCAGAAGGGCGAGAGGAGGGCTGCGCTTACTGCTTCATGGATACACGGGTGAGGACACGTGAGGCGATGGGTTTGAAAATACATTGAATTTTCTGGAGAAGCACTGTAATGAGGGACAAATGTGAAAAACCCAATTTGGACTTAAACGAGCATCTCAAACTTTGGAGGTTTTAcaattgcaataaaaaataacgatatggccgggcatggtggctcacgcctgtaattctagcactttacgacgccaaggcgggtggactgctcgagctcaggcgtttgagaccagcctgggcaatgtggcaaaccctgtctctacaaaatacaaaaaattagccacgtatggtggtgcacacctttgattccagctactcaggagtctaaagtgagaggatcacttgaacccaggagggcaaggctgcagggagccaagatcgtgccattgcactccagcctgggtgacagagtgagaccctgaatcaaaagaaataatgataataataataataaaaggccaggtgtggtggcttatgcctgtaatcccagaactctgggaggccaaggcaggaaaatcacttgaggccaggagttcgagaccagcctgggcaacatagtgagatcctgtctccagaaaaaaagaaagaaattggctgggtgtggtggtgaccgtctgtactcctagctacttgggaggctgcagcaggaagaTCCGATCGCATCATGAGCCCAggattggaggctgcagtgaaccttgatggcaccactgcactccagcttgggtaacagagcaagaccctgacacaaaatattaacaatgatatatatatatatatttgcctgATGTGTTAcaatgtttttgtactttttcttttcttttttctttttgagacagaatcttactctgttgtccaggctggagtgcagtggcgcaatcttggcccactgcaacctctgcctaccgggttcaagggattctcctgcctcagactcccaagttagctgggattacaggtacccgccaccacacctggctaatttttgtctttttagtagagacagggtttcaccatgctggccaggctggtgttgaactcctgacctccggtgatctgcctacctcagcctcccaaagtgctgggattacaggtgtgagccaccatgcccagcctgttacTGTATTTAATTGCCACAGCTAAGCAGGTATTACTtctattttactgatgaggaaagaACAgggaacatttattgagcacttactgtatgaTCTCACAAATCCTTGCAATTCTCTCCTGAGATAGGCACTGTTTTAATCCCCATTCTATGAATTAGGAATTGATGTCCAAGATTGCCCACCGAAGTAGATGGCAGTGCCAGGAAAGGGCCCAGGCAGGCCCTACTTTGACAGTTTCCCCACACTGCCTGGAGAGACAGCTGTGCCAGGGGATCGTGGCCTGGGAACCAGGTGTCTCCTGCCTCAACACCCACCACCGGGTTGTGGCCCTGAGGAATGACAGTCTCAGGGAGCCCCCACCCAGACCCTCCACGGTTCTGTCGCCCCTGGGGCCCATGTGCCTGGCTCCTTCCTCCTGGCTCCGTGGTGTTTCCACCTGAGACCCTCCCGATCTCAGCCTGTGCTGCCAGGGAGGAGTCTCCACAGCCAGCCCTGGGGAGTTTCTCAGCTCCCAGAGACATCTGGGCTTCCAAGAGAGCCTGAAATAGGCCTGTCTGAGTGTGAGGAGGAAGGTGTCAGAGTTACAAccaggagggagggtgggtgttCCCTCTTGGTCTCCTCCTTGGCAGGGAATGGAAGTGTGGGgtctgcctcaggctccaaaaGCAACgcctcctccacccccaccaacGTGGCAACTTCTCCAGGTTGGGGATGTGGAGGTGCAgctgcctccctcctgccctgtaGGCTCATAAGGGCTGACGGCACTGGCCTGGCGCAGTGGGGAGGGCAGAGGTGAGAGCGCTGGCCAGAGGGCTGCAGCTGGGGCCTTGACCTTGAGGATGTGTACGTTGTGTGTGGGAAGACAGGGCGCTGTGTCAAGACTGACGGGCCTAGGATCTGAGGAGGGACCTTCAGGAGCCCTTAtgcccctttcctccccttcccccactgcCCAGGCTCTGGacagagacaggaggagagaaaaaggaaagcaaagccCTGTGGCGCTTGGGCTGGCAGGGAGTGGCTGAGACAAAGCTGGGCCAGGctgtcctggggctgggctcTGGTCCACACAGAAGTGGAGTCAGAGTAGTGAGGGGTTACTCTGGGCACTGAGCGCATTGGTAATGacctcccccagcccaggcccaggcccctcTGCGAGACAGGAGTGGGGAACTGGAAGAGGGatgtagagagagaaagaaatcctTGCTGGAAACTCGGACTGCCCAGACATGGCCCTGGTCTCAGTGT
This genomic interval carries:
- the CYGB gene encoding cytoglobin isoform X2, with the protein product MEKVPGEMEIERRERSEELSEAERKAVQATWARLYANCEDVGVAILVRFFVNFPSAKQYFSQFKHMEEPLEMERSPQLRKHACRVMGALNTVVENLHDPDKVSSVLALVGKAHALKHKVEPVYFKPTGHTALFGAVGPLPPPPSLAAP
- the CYGB gene encoding cytoglobin isoform X1, with amino-acid sequence MEKVPGEMEIERRERSEELSEAERKAVQATWARLYANCEDVGVAILVRFFVNFPSAKQYFSQFKHMEEPLEMERSPQLRKHACRVMGALNTVVENLHDPDKVSSVLALVGKAHALKHKVEPVYFKILSGVILEVVAEEFANDFPPETQRAWAKLRGLIYSHVTAAYKEVGWVQQVPNATTPPATLPSSGP